ACTTAAGAAGAAACCCTACGAAAGCAAGGGTTTTATGGTAGCACAGATACTCTTCGCGATCCTGACTATACCGATTTACATTGGAGGCTGGGTGACAGATGAGGTTGGAAGGCAGCCATGGATTATATACAATGTGATGACAGTTTACCAGGCTGCCAACTACTCGCCGTCAATTATTGTTCCAGGGTACTTGATCATGGCGTTCTATACCATACTGATGCCATTCTCGTATTGGTATGCATTCAGGCTGATGAAACAGGGCGACGTCAAGAAGGAGATATCTAGTTATAAAATGCCTTCAACTGCTCACGGTAGGTGATAAAAATGTTTACACTTTTTGCTATTCAATTTTTTACAACCGCTGCAGCCGTAGCCTTCCTACTGACAGAGTTGATGGGAGGCTTTATGCTTCTGTTCGACTGGAAGAACAGCGGGCAGAAGATAATGACTTACGTGGCGCCAATTTGGGAAGTTACAGGTACATTCCTTGCAATGTTTGTTGTTGAAACCGATGCGACGTTTGCTGGCATACTCATCCCTGCAGCTTTTGCATTCGCCGCTTTATTGCTGATTTTCCTTATACTATTCATAGTTAGGAACGTGGCTATAATACTGGGCGAATTTGCTGGAAGCAGGAAAATTTTCACTGACAGGCAGCTTTATTACATTTACGTTATAGCTACTCTGCTCATATCTGTAGTGTTCTTAGCCTTTTCATCTGCCATAATAAGTGGAAACGGGGTGAAAATAGACATAGCTGGAAATCCAGTGGATTCGTTGCTTTCAGTAAGCAACGCTGAGATATCTTTTAACCTAGCCTCATGGTTGGCTGGGCCTGGCGATATTCTATTTGTAGTATCCGCAGCACTCATAGCATTCGGCCTTTCTCCAGTATTTTACGACGTGGATAGGTTTTCAACTTACGGCGTGATATCTTCAGTAATCGGTTTTATCCTAGGGATAGTGTCTTTCGTGCAGATGGGCGTCCACATATCTCCCATTATAATTATTCCAGCAATTATAATAATAGGTGTACCTATTCTTTACCGGATAGGCCTAGCCAAAAAGATTCTTACAAACAAGGCTTTGTTCATAGTATTGTTAATTGTCTCAATTTATTCATTGTACTTCACTGTTTATCCATCTGCTATGAACGGCAAGCTTCCGCTAAGTCAAATTATAACAACGGGACCAATGGTTATTGGTACGATACTTACTACGGTAGTTGGATTCACTCTGCTAGCTTTCATGCTTTCGCTTTACGTGTATGTAAATTACAGAAGCAGCAGAAATCAAATGACTACACTACCCAAGTGACTCGTATTTTTAATACTTTATTTTCTGATATTTATGAGAAATAATAAGTAAGCAATTCTATTTTTTTAATAATTGATTAAGTACATCATTTTATTTTACGAGGTTCAGTATAGATATATTATTGTGGTAAAGCCCCATAACTTTTTACAAGTATCCCGATATAGTGAGCGAGACAACGAGAAACCAAGCCGTTTAATACCTGATTTACAAGCCAATGAACCGCTCTAAGGGAATCCCTACCTTTAGGGCGAAGAGGAAGTCAGAATACCTTCCATCGTTGCACCTTCGAAGTACAAGGCTACTGCAAGCGGTTTTGCATACGTATTCGTCAAGCTTCCAACATTTCTATCAATATTCCTCTTCCCGTCTCTGTTCGAAGCCATAGGTAAAGGGTACGCAACTCTCTTCACAGCAATATTTCCGCTGATAGGTCTAATTGCAGCCATCACGATACTGCCAGAGATATACGGATATAATGAAGCAGTGCATATTCCGCAATGAATTTAAACCGAATTTTTTATTTCAATGCTTTTTATTTTTCCTATAATGTTCCTGAGTACAGAGTAAACGTTGTTGCTTTTTTCAGCGATGCTTCCAGTAACTATCATGTCGGCTCCTGCTAGGGCTATCCTCATTGCAGTTTCAGGGTCTCTTATTCCGCCACCAACTATGAGTGGTATATTTATCTTTGATTTAACATAAGATATCGTATCCTCACTGACAGGCCTCGGAGCTCCGCTTCCAGCTTCAAAGTATATAAGTTTGAAACCCATATATTGAGCTGCTAGACTATAAGACAAGGCCGTCTCGCGATCAAAACTATCAATGAGGTTTGCCTTCCCAACACGGCCAACGGTCATTCCTGGGGAGAAGACGAGGTAAGCCATAGGTATTTTTTCTATGCCCAAAAGCGAAAGGAATTTTGATGCTTTTACCTGATGGCCCACTATAAACTCTCTGTCGGAAGAATTTAAAAGGCTCATGAAGAATATTGCGTCTGCGTGTCTCGATATCATGTTCGATGATCCAGGAAAAAGGATGACCTTGAGGTTAGTATTCTCCTTTATAGCTGAAACTGTTTGATCCATAAGCCTTTCGTCTATGTCAGTAGAGCCGCCTACCATTATGAAGTCGGTCCCAGCCATCTCTGCTTCCTTAGCTATTTTTGCCGATTCATCAGGTGATTTAGCTGCGGGATCTATCAATGTCATGTGTATTTTTTCATTTTTTAGCTTTCTCATCATCTGCTTCAGTATAGTCATTAAAATGCACCCGCAAGGAATGAAGCCATACCAACTATCATTGCATACTTTGAGACTTTCTGGCCTATAGATGGGTTGCGGCTTGAAAAAATACCTGATAAAATGAATATAGCATCAGCGACTATAACAACGTAAAGGTAGTAAATTGAGAGTATTTTCAATAGATATGGTATAAATGATACTAAAATCAGTACACCTATGATAATATCAGATACTAGTAGCGCTTTTTTTACTCCATATTTTTTAGGAAAAGTTATTCTGTCCTTATCTCCGTTTACGTCCTCAACGTCTTTTATTATCTCACGGGACATATTTGACGTAAAGGCAAGAACGAAGAGAAAGATCATCTTTCCATAGGATGAAACTGAAATACCGCCGAACACGAAAATAAGCCCAATAAGCAGGCTTATAACCGTGTTCCCTGGTAGGCCAGTCTTCTTAAAGTATAACTCGTAAAATATGAGCAGCATGATAGCCAAAACCACTATGCCTGTTGCAATAAACGATATTAACAGAGAGAGAACAATTGCAACTGCGAACATTGCAGATGCAATAAATTTTGCGCTGGAAACTCTTATTTCACCAGTTACCAATGGCCTATTCGGGTGGTTGACCCTATCCACATCGATATCTACTATATCATTAATTATATTGCCTCCAGACGTCACAAGAAAAACTGAAAAAGCTGCCAATGTAACGGGCAGGAGATGGCTCGTAACAGCATATCCAATAGCTATAAAAGCGGATATGTACGTGGATATGAAACCCATGAAGCCGTTTACCGGCCTCACGATGGAAAATCTGCTCATCCTGAGGGAATAAGCTCTAGCAGATATATTATTCTTGCTAATCGAACTATCGCTTCGCATAGGCCTTCAATATTTCAGATACTTCAGCATAAGGGCAGTCAGTTTTTATGCCAGTTGGCGAAAATGATGTCCTATGCGCCTCGTATCCGTGTTTCATTATTTCATCCATTACTTTGGCTAGTGGCGGTAGGCTTAGCGATGTTTTCCTTGCAATATCTGTCAGGTCAACGAAGAGCAGCCTATTATCATGCTTTATCATCTCTATCTTTTTGCTCACCCTTGGATCTCTTATCTTTTCCAAGAGTTCTGCGTTATTAAGATTGGATAGCCATACAGGGCCTTCATTTACATCTTTGAACGAATTATCGATCGTAGTGTGCTTGTTTAAATATCCAATATTTTCAATCATTTTGTCTGCCCCATTAACGCCTTTTCCCACTTTTACGAAAACCCTATAATAATGATGGTTCCATATGGACAATTGCGGTTCTATGTATCTGTCAAATGCAGCAGCTCTTCTCGCGATATACCCTATAAGTGTTCGGATGCCCATTTCGTGCCTATATATGTCGTTGACTATATAGGCGCCATACCTTCTCCTTGTTTTATTTAGTGTGGATCCGGTAAGTGTAGATTGGTCAGTGGCAGTGATCCCAAGGTATCCTCCTTTTCTTACATTCATTATAGCGGCATCTAGATAAGGCACAGGAGATCCGTATGGATCAACATCAATGTAATCGAAGGCGATATGGGAAGAGACGCACTGGAAATTATCGTGGATAAGATCAGCTTCGGCGTTGTTTATAGCAATATTTTGTTTTATTATTTCGCAGGAACTGGGTGAAATTTCAGCTATCACAACCTTTGCTTTCGTCTCAAGGGATATACGTATTCCCCTAACACCTGAACCGCCGAACCCGTCTAAGACCTTTTCAACTCCAAATTCGTTGATTAGATCTATGGTTAAGTCTCTATTGAGCACTTGGTCAGCGTTGTAAAAACCTGGAGATCTTCTGCCGGGCCCAGAGTAAGCCTCCGGGACTTCTATTACGGCACTGCCTTCAGTTATTCTCATTCTTCGCCCTTCAAAACGTGCATAACTTTGAATGGGAGTATGTTCTTGTTTATTGGCGTTATATCAAATACTCTTACACCTTCCAGGCTCTTTATTTCCTGGAGCACTGGATTCCTTGATCTCTTGTGTAGTGTCACGATAAGCGGCTTTCCACATTTTAGTGTCTCTTCTATTTCTGAGTGTATTTTTTTAGTTGTATTCTCGAGCTTCCCTACTTCATCTATTATAATTACGTCTGCGCTTTCCCTGGCCTTTTGCAAACTGGGTATAAGAATCTCTTCAAGAAGTCTAGTGTCAACGCCTAGCTTGTCTATTTTTACCCTCGATACAAACTTCTCATCACAGAACTGTACTTTTTTCTTTGTAAGAATATCTTCTATGGTGTAGCCAGTGAGCTTGCCGTCGTCCGATACCTTAGATATTAGCACACCTTGAACGTTCAAACCGTCGTTTTGGAGCATGCCTATGATTTTTTGAAGCGCTTCGGCCTTTATCGAACCCACAGGTCCAGTAATTCCAATTTTTATTGCCATTTCGATCATTCCTCAATATACATCAGAGGATAATCCATCTCCGGAACATACCTCAGCCTTGCCTTCACCACAGAGCCTTCATAATCGACTTTTACCATTACGTCAAGCATTTCACCAGAAAGCGTTAAGTATTTGTAAACCCCAGGTTTTTTATTATTTACATTCGGATCTATCTTAACCTCAGCTTCGACAACAAATGGCTGAACCATTATGCTATCTCTAATGGCCTTCTCTAACGAAGATATATTGGACTGGTTCAGCGGGATGCCGACGTACTGGTGATATACTGTCCCCAACTTTATTCCTGCTTCAAATATGGCTCTTTCCCTTGAGGTACATTTAAAATAATGGGCGGCTGGATCCTTCATCTCACAGTAATAACATAAATATAGATAAATAATTCTTATCTGTGTTTTAGATATCCGAGTATCCTGGCAACCAATGAATCATCCACATTATGGTTTACCCGGTTGAAATTGAGTAAATACTCTATAAACTTATCTGGATCCTCCGTGAATGTTATGTATTTTCTTATCTCTTCTTCCAGATTTATGCTATTTGGATTATCGACTTCCTCCAAACGATAATCAACTTTACCCGTATTTACTGGTGTTCTTAATGATATGTATGCTATTAGAGTCTTAATTTTTGATCGGTCTAAAGATTGGCTTTTGCTGTATATGGTTTTGTAAAAATGAAGCTGTTTCGTGTGTTCTTTCTGCCGAGTCGTGGTTTTATCTGTTTTATAATCAACTATGTAATAGTAGTCCCCGGACTGAAAAACTGCGTCCAGCTTTCCATATAGGATAAACGATTTAGCCTCTGGCAGCAAATATTGTCCAGGTAAAGTCACCTCTTCCTCCGCCGATATTTGCACTGCACCGTACCTCTTCTGCATATCATCAATGACCTTCAGTATATTATCATATTGGGGTCGATAATTCGGTGGAATTTCTAACTCTGTTGATTCCTTTTTGAACAAAAGTTCGGCGAGTGTGTGTATCTCCGAACCTTGCTTCATTGCTGGCACTTTGTACTTCAATCCAAGGATGTGCTCCTTTAGGAATTGAAACGGATCTTGCAAGCTCTGCAAAAGAGAGAATGAAATAACGTTGTTTTTCTTCATATTATCGCGTATAAGGTTCCTTATCCAAGCATATCTATCTAGAGCGTTAATAGCCTGATCAAACCTGCCGTTGATGAAGGCTGAATAAGCTTCTATGTTTGGATCTACACTAGTAATGGAGTAATGTTCAGTCGAAGGTGCTGTTGGTTTTCCCGATTTAATCGCATATTTGTTGGCATATCTTTCCAAATGGTCAGTTATAATTATTAACGTATGTACCGGCCTAGTTATAGCTACAAAATCTACCCTTGTATCTTCGTCTTCAAGTTCTGTCGATATATCTCTTTTAGTTTTTTCCCTTATAAGTTCATAGGCACAAAGATCTACAACGCTAAAATTATCCCTAGTAGTCTTTGGAAGATAAATTACATGATCAAATTCGAGACCTTTTGCCTTATGCACTGTTAATACAGAGATCCTTTCAGTATTCGAAGATTCCGTCAGTTCTTGATCGCACACTTCTAAATAATTAAGAAGATCTTGCCTGTCATTTATTCCATACATATAGAGGTATTCCTGCAAGTTCATGTAAATCCTCTTAGCTGTCCCATAATAGTCAGAGCCTAAAGATACTGCTACAGGGAGTACTACGTTTTCGAATATTTGAAGGAGTTCCTTGATACCGCTTACACTAAATTTTTTCTTTATGGAATTTAACGTAGTGAAATTTAGAAGACTCGAGTTGCCGCTTTCAACGCTTTCCTTTATATTATAGGCTTCTGCAATTGACAATCCACTAAAAGGTGTAAAAAGACCTTTAATTAAAAAATCATCATCGTCAAAAAGTATCATACGGAGAAAATCTAATACATCATTTTTCGCCATTTCGCTATTTGACGAAGTTGCGCTCGATGAATATTTAATCCCATGTGAATCTAGGACTTTTGATATATTGATAACTTGTGCATTTGTCCTAGCTATTATCCCAACAGACCCTCTCGGAAATCTATCCAAAACGCTTAGGATATCAGAATAAGAGCCTTCAATTACTTCGACGTATCCATCATGATCCCTTACGCTTGTCAACTTCTCAAGATCCTCATCAAGGCCGCCCTTAGTACTTTTTTTAAAAAATTCCTTGGCATATTTTAATATTGCTTTTCCGTTCCTGTGATCTTCTGTTAAGTATTTGAGTTGGTGATTCGGGAAATTAGATATGAAATTTGAGAAACCACCACCTTGGAAACCAAATATCGATTGTTTTTTATCCCCTACTGCATAGATATTTTCTGCAACTGATCCGGCAATCTTAGCCTCAAGATCTGAGACATCCTGCAACTCGTCGATTAATACGTATTTGTAATGTGGTTTTTCAGAAAGATTGATGAATTTGATAAGCATATCGTTGTAATCTATAACCTTTCGGTTTTCTTTTTCCTGTTCATATAAATTTATTATATTTATGAAATGAGTCATAAATATTTCAGCTTGATCCAATGTTAATTTATCTATCTTTTTCTCTTTAATGACACGATCCATGTCCTCACGGACGGAATTCAAAATATTCTGTGGATCTTCGATACGGCCTATGTTATAGCTTTTCACGTATCTTATTGCATTTTCTATGCTCGGAACCATTCTATCAATTATGTACGATCTATCGTAGTTAAAGACATGGTTATTTGTAAGATAATCATAGATTAGCTTTCTCAAAAAATTGTGGTTTATAATATCTCTATAACCTAAATTTTTTACAAAGTGAAAAGCAAAGCTATGGAATGTATGGACATTAAGTTTGTGTAATTCTAGTTCTACACCTTCCCTTTGGGCAGTTTTTAGAATTGCTTCCCTCATATTATCAACGGCCTTGTTTGTAAACGTTAGGCAGAGTATATCATTTTGATCAACGCCAGATTTTACTAGACTGACGTATTTACTGGAGAGGCTAGTTGTTTTTCCTGTACCAGGACCTGCAGATACAAGTGTTGTCTCCATCTAGATAGATCAATCGTTACTTCTAAAAAAAGATTGCTGCATAAAATTCAATTGCCTGCTTTAACAAATATATGCGAATTAATTGAATACTGTTAGCATGTGCGTATCCTGATATTATATGCGAACGATATGAAAATTTTATATGAAACCCTTTGCTAACCGATGCATGGATCATGCGGCCTTTGAAAAAGAAATCGACGAATTTAACGAAAGGATGATAGAGATAAGGAGAGATCTACATGAACATCCCGAACTTTCGTATAAAGAGGTTAGAACTGCCAAGTTAGTTGCTGATACACTTAGGAGCTTTGGCATAGAGGTTCGTGAAAACGTTGGTGGGACTGGTGTTGTAGGGCTTCTAAGGGGTAAAAAGGGCAACGTGACGATAGGACTGAGAGCAGACATGGACGCTTTGCCAGTACAAGAACAGACCGGATTGCCGTTTGCGTCAAAGAACAGTGGGGTTATGCATGCGTGCGGTCACGATTCCCACGTCGCTATGTTGATAGGTGCTGCATATGTCCTTTCCAAGCATGGGGATGAACTAGACGGCAACGTAAAGTTCTTGTTCCAGCCTGCCGAGGAAGATGGCGGCAGGGGTGGAGCTTTGCCGATGATAGAAGATGGAGCATTAGAAAACCCGCACGTAGACCATGTGTTTGGCTTACACGTGCTCGGCGATTTCCCGGCTGGATACTTTGCCATAAGGGGAGGTCCGATAATGGCTGCGCCTGACTCATTCAAGATAGAGGTTCACGGAAGAGGCGGCCATGGATCAGCCCCATGGGATACAGTAGATCCCATATTCGTATCTTCCCAGATAATACAGGCTTTGTACGGAATGCGATCGAGGAATGTGGATCAAAGGGATCCTTTGGTAATATCTGTTTGTTCTGTACACTCTGGAACAAAGGATAACATTATACCGGATAACG
This genomic stretch from Thermoplasma volcanium GSS1 harbors:
- the cpsA gene encoding carboxypeptidase CpsA, which gives rise to MDHAAFEKEIDEFNERMIEIRRDLHEHPELSYKEVRTAKLVADTLRSFGIEVRENVGGTGVVGLLRGKKGNVTIGLRADMDALPVQEQTGLPFASKNSGVMHACGHDSHVAMLIGAAYVLSKHGDELDGNVKFLFQPAEEDGGRGGALPMIEDGALENPHVDHVFGLHVLGDFPAGYFAIRGGPIMAAPDSFKIEVHGRGGHGSAPWDTVDPIFVSSQIIQALYGMRSRNVDQRDPLVISVCSVHSGTKDNIIPDNALLEGTLRTLDEDVRADMKKKISNTAEAVAGAFGAKADVSFIENAYPVTYNDPAITEEVKSILSSIKGMKTMETKPLLGGEDVSRFLQRAPGTYYFLGTRNEKKGIIYPNHSSKFTVDEDYLKYGALSHVLVAMHFAGKK
- a CDS encoding UbiA family prenyltransferase, producing MSRFSIVRPVNGFMGFISTYISAFIAIGYAVTSHLLPVTLAAFSVFLVTSGGNIINDIVDIDVDRVNHPNRPLVTGEIRVSSAKFIASAMFAVAIVLSLLISFIATGIVVLAIMLLIFYELYFKKTGLPGNTVISLLIGLIFVFGGISVSSYGKMIFLFVLAFTSNMSREIIKDVEDVNGDKDRITFPKKYGVKKALLVSDIIIGVLILVSFIPYLLKILSIYYLYVVIVADAIFILSGIFSSRNPSIGQKVSKYAMIVGMASFLAGAF
- a CDS encoding ATP-dependent helicase; translation: METTLVSAGPGTGKTTSLSSKYVSLVKSGVDQNDILCLTFTNKAVDNMREAILKTAQREGVELELHKLNVHTFHSFAFHFVKNLGYRDIINHNFLRKLIYDYLTNNHVFNYDRSYIIDRMVPSIENAIRYVKSYNIGRIEDPQNILNSVREDMDRVIKEKKIDKLTLDQAEIFMTHFINIINLYEQEKENRKVIDYNDMLIKFINLSEKPHYKYVLIDELQDVSDLEAKIAGSVAENIYAVGDKKQSIFGFQGGGFSNFISNFPNHQLKYLTEDHRNGKAILKYAKEFFKKSTKGGLDEDLEKLTSVRDHDGYVEVIEGSYSDILSVLDRFPRGSVGIIARTNAQVINISKVLDSHGIKYSSSATSSNSEMAKNDVLDFLRMILFDDDDFLIKGLFTPFSGLSIAEAYNIKESVESGNSSLLNFTTLNSIKKKFSVSGIKELLQIFENVVLPVAVSLGSDYYGTAKRIYMNLQEYLYMYGINDRQDLLNYLEVCDQELTESSNTERISVLTVHKAKGLEFDHVIYLPKTTRDNFSVVDLCAYELIREKTKRDISTELEDEDTRVDFVAITRPVHTLIIITDHLERYANKYAIKSGKPTAPSTEHYSITSVDPNIEAYSAFINGRFDQAINALDRYAWIRNLIRDNMKKNNVISFSLLQSLQDPFQFLKEHILGLKYKVPAMKQGSEIHTLAELLFKKESTELEIPPNYRPQYDNILKVIDDMQKRYGAVQISAEEEVTLPGQYLLPEAKSFILYGKLDAVFQSGDYYYIVDYKTDKTTTRQKEHTKQLHFYKTIYSKSQSLDRSKIKTLIAYISLRTPVNTGKVDYRLEEVDNPNSINLEEEIRKYITFTEDPDKFIEYLLNFNRVNHNVDDSLVARILGYLKHR
- a CDS encoding NTPase encodes the protein MIEMAIKIGITGPVGSIKAEALQKIIGMLQNDGLNVQGVLISKVSDDGKLTGYTIEDILTKKKVQFCDEKFVSRVKIDKLGVDTRLLEEILIPSLQKARESADVIIIDEVGKLENTTKKIHSEIEETLKCGKPLIVTLHKRSRNPVLQEIKSLEGVRVFDITPINKNILPFKVMHVLKGEE
- a CDS encoding phosphoglycerol geranylgeranyltransferase, giving the protein MTILKQMMRKLKNEKIHMTLIDPAAKSPDESAKIAKEAEMAGTDFIMVGGSTDIDERLMDQTVSAIKENTNLKVILFPGSSNMISRHADAIFFMSLLNSSDREFIVGHQVKASKFLSLLGIEKIPMAYLVFSPGMTVGRVGKANLIDSFDRETALSYSLAAQYMGFKLIYFEAGSGAPRPVSEDTISYVKSKINIPLIVGGGIRDPETAMRIALAGADMIVTGSIAEKSNNVYSVLRNIIGKIKSIEIKNSV
- a CDS encoding tRNA (guanine(26)-N(2))-dimethyltransferase yields the protein MRITEGSAVIEVPEAYSGPGRRSPGFYNADQVLNRDLTIDLINEFGVEKVLDGFGGSGVRGIRISLETKAKVVIAEISPSSCEIIKQNIAINNAEADLIHDNFQCVSSHIAFDYIDVDPYGSPVPYLDAAIMNVRKGGYLGITATDQSTLTGSTLNKTRRRYGAYIVNDIYRHEMGIRTLIGYIARRAAAFDRYIEPQLSIWNHHYYRVFVKVGKGVNGADKMIENIGYLNKHTTIDNSFKDVNEGPVWLSNLNNAELLEKIRDPRVSKKIEMIKHDNRLLFVDLTDIARKTSLSLPPLAKVMDEIMKHGYEAHRTSFSPTGIKTDCPYAEVSEILKAYAKR
- a CDS encoding dihydroneopterin aldolase family protein, which codes for MKDPAAHYFKCTSRERAIFEAGIKLGTVYHQYVGIPLNQSNISSLEKAIRDSIMVQPFVVEAEVKIDPNVNNKKPGVYKYLTLSGEMLDVMVKVDYEGSVVKARLRYVPEMDYPLMYIEE